The genome window CATTTCCTCTTCGGCATTGGCGCCGAGCAGGTTTTTCAGGAATTCCTGCCGTTTCAGCGCCACGCGCATGGCATCGCTGCCGTAGATCAATAGCCCCGTCCGCGCGGGATCAGGCCGCGCGAAATAGGGTTTCGCCTCGCGCGGGGTGAGCTTCATTGCGGCAGGTCAGCTGCGTAAAGACGGCTCACGACGAGATCGGCCAGAATCACCATCAGGCGTTCCTGCGCGTCCAACTCGGCGGCGCGGGTGGCGACGGTGGTGCCGGTGGCGGAATAGCCGGTAAAGCTTTCGACCTTGCCCGAGGTCACGATCTGCCCGCTGTCGAGGTCGCGCAGGGCGTAAGAGGTGGTGCCCAGCAGGTTATAGCGCCGGGTGTTGCCTTCGCTGTCGATGGCCAGCCCGTCTTCGGTTGTGGTGGTGGTCAGGGCCAGCCCCCAGCGGGGCGTGGCCGCGCGGCCCAAACGGCTTTCCACCTCGCGTACCAGAAAATAGCCAAAGCGGTCTTCGGGCGCATCGACCAGCACGCGGTTTTGCAGGGCCGTGCCCGCGCCGCCGGGGCCATAGACCGGCTCGAACCCGCAGGCGGCGAGCGCCAGCAGGGGCAGGGCCAGCAGGAAGCGGCGGCGCATATGGGCGGGCTTAGGCAACGACATTCACAATCCGTCCGGGCACGACGATGACCTTTTTCGGTGTGGCCCCGTCCAGCGTTCGAATGACAGCTTCATGCGCCAGCGCGATTTTTTCAACCTCTTCCTTGGGCATGTCGGCGGGCACCTGAATTTCCGCCCGGCGTTTGCCGTTGATTTGGATCGGCAGGGTCACGGTGTCATCGACCAGCATCTTCTCGTCGGCCTTGGGCCATGGGGCCTTGGTGATGAGCCCTTCGCCGCCTTGATGCGCCCAGATGTCTTCCGACAAGTGCGGGGTCATCGGCGACATCAACTGCGCCAGCGTCATGATCGCTTCGCGCTGCGCGGCATAGCCTGCCTTGGATTTCTGCAGTGTCGCGGTGAAGGCATAGAGCTTGGCAATTGCGGCGTTGAAGCCGAAGGATTCCACGCCCATCGTCACGTCATGGATCGTTTTGTGCAGGGCGCGCAGCAGATCATCATCGCCTGTACCTGTCGCATCGCGGTCCATCTCGCTCACGCGGTCGCAGATGTTCCACACGCGCGACAGGTGCTTGTAAGATGCTTCGGCCCCGCTGGCGGTCCATTCCACATCGCGCTCGGGGGGCGAATCGCTCAGAACGAACCAACGCGCGGTGTCGGCGCCGTAGTTCGAGATGATGTGCAGCGGGTCGACCACGTTTTTCTTGGACTTCGACATTTTGGCGGAGGGGATGATTTCCACCTCGGAGCCGTCTGCCAATTTGCCGTCCGTTACGTCTTCGGGGAGGTGATAGACCGGGCGGCCATTATCGTCGCGAGTCTGGTAGATCTCATGCGTCACCATGCCTTGAGTAAAGAGCGCGTCGAAGGGCTCGGCTGCTCCTTCGGGCAGGTGGCCGGTGATCTGCATGGCGCGGGCAAAGAATCGGGCGTAGAGCAGGTGCAAGATCGCGTGCTCAATGCCGCCGATATATTGATCGACGTTCATCCAGTATTGCGCGTCTTTCAGATCAGTCGGGGTATCCGCGCGCGGCGCGGTGAAGCGGGCGTAGTACCACGAGCTGTCGACGAACGTGTCCATCGTGTCGGTCTCGCGCAGCGCGTCCTTGCCGCAGGCCGGGCAGGCGCAGTTGCGCCATGTCGGGTGGCGGTCGAGCGGGTTGCCGGGGGTGTCAAAGCTGACATCGTAGGGCAGCTCAATTGGCAGGTTCTCTTTCTTTTCCGGCACCACGCCGCAGTCGTCGCAATGCACGACCGGGATCGGGCAGCCCCAGTAGCGCTGGCGCGAGAGGCCCCAGTCCCGCAGGCGGTATTTGGTGACGCCGTGGCCAATGCCGTTTCCCTCGCAAAAGGCGATGGCGGCATCGACGGCGTCTTCGCCGGTTTGCCACGGGTCGCCCGCAAAGCCACGGTTGTAGAACACCTTTTCCGACTTCTGCGGCACATAGGCCTCGGCCAGTTTGGGAGAGGCATCTTCCGAAGGCAGGAAGGTCGAGATGATCGGCAGGTCGTATTTGCTGGCGAAATCGAAATCGCGCTGGTCGTGGCCCGGACAGCCAAAGATCGCGCCGGTGCCATAATCCATCAGGATGAAGTTGGCGATATAGACCGGCAGTTCATGCGCCGTGTCGAAGGGGTGGCGCACGCGGATGCCGGTGTCATAGCCCAGCTTCTCGGCGGTCTCGATCGCCTCCTCGGTGGTGCCGCCCTTGCGGCATTCGGCGCAGAAGGCGGCGACGGCTTCATCGTCGCGTTCCAGCGTTTTGGCCAGCGGGTGGTCGGGCGAGATGCCGACAAAGGAAGCGCCCAGCAGTGTGTCGGGGCGGGTGGTGTAGACTTCGATCCGGTCAAAACCCTCGGGCGCTTCAATGGTCGAGAAGGCAAACTGCAAGCCGCGCGATTTGCCAATCCAGTTGGCCTGCATCAGCTTTACCTTGGCGGGCCAGTTGTCGAGACTGTCGAGCGCAGAGAGCAACTCTTCGGAGTGATCGGAAATCTTGAAGAACCACTGGGTCAGCTCACGCCGCTCCACCGGCGCACCAGAGCGCCAGCCGCAGCCGTTCTCGACCTGCTCGTTGGCCAGCACGGTCATATCGACCGGGTCCCAGTTCACCACGGCGTTTTTGCGGTAGACCAGACCCTCTTTGAGGAAGTCGAGAAACAACGCCTGCTGTTGACCGTAGTAACCGGGGTGGCAGGTGGCGATCTCACGCGACCAGTCGATCGACAGGCCCAGAGGTTTCATTTGCTTCTTCATCTCGGCGATATTGGCATAGGTCCAATCCGCCGGGTGGCCGCCGATGGCCATGGCGGCGTTCTCGGCGGGCATGCCAAAGGCGTCCCAACCCATCGGGTGCAGCACGTTGTGCCCGGTGGCAATCTTGTAGCGCGCGATCACGTCACCCATCGTGTAGTTTCGCACATGGCCCATGTGGATACGGCCCGAGGGGTAGGGGAACATCTCAAGCACATAGTATTTCGGCTTGTCAGCGTTGCGAACGGCCTGAAAGACGCCATCCTTTTCCCAGGCTTGCTGCCAGCGGGCTTCGATCTCGGCGGGGGTATAGCGGGGCATGAGTGGACCTTCGTGACATGAAAAACGCCGGGCTGCTGCTTTCACAAGGCCCGGCGTTGGAAACGTGTTGAGTTCAGCGGGCTCAGAATTTGCTGTCGGACACGCGCATTTCCCGCGCTCGGCTTAGGATCGCATCCTCTACCGCGCGCGAGGTGGCTCGTGCGACAGGCTGACCGCCCGAAGATTGCAGCGCGACGTTAAGTGAGCGGGCATCAAGCGCAGGATCGTCAATCAGAACCGTCGCGCGGTAAGCACGGCCACCGCCCGGCGGGGTGCCGTAGCCTGTAACGATGACGCCCGTGAACGGGTCTACCGATTGCACCGGCAAGAAGTTCAGTACTTCAAGCGAGGCCGACCACAGATACTTGTTAACCGAAACACTGCTGTCCGTGTTCTTGCGGTTAAAGATCGACCAGATCGTGTTTTCCGGGTTGGTCTCAATGCTATTGGGGTTGTTTGGGTTGGTGTATTGATCTGGCCGTTCCGTGGCAGGGCTACCAAAGCCCCCACCACAGGCGGCAAGCGCGCTAAGCGCCAGAACGGAGATCGCCATCTTGCAAGCGGTACGAAGGGCCATTGCAGCTTTCCTTTGCCTGTTTGCGCTCCGGTCTATCCAAGCGGGCCCATATCGGCAAGGTCTATGTCATAGGTGTCATAGGAGTGTGCATAGGGGGGCAGGCGCTGTGCGGGCGCTGTGTACAGCCCGAGACGGCCAAACTGTGGCATAGCTGCACCAGCCCCGGTGACATTGTAGGTGGGCGGCCCGTGAACCTTGCCAAGTGCAGGGCATTGGGGGCAAACACCCTTCATACCCTTACCGGATTCCCCGGTCTGGGCATATGAATTCAAACCGAGGGAAAACTCATGAAAAAAGTTCTCTTCGCTACAACAGCCCTGGTTGCGACCGCCGGTGTAGCAGCAGCAGACGTGACATTCGGCGGCTACGGCCGTTTCGGCATCATGTACAACGACAACGACTCCACTGGTGGCGACAGCGACACAGACGTGACTTCGCGTTTCCGTCTGCAGATCGACGCGACAGCTGAGTCCGACGCTGGCGTTGTCTTCGGTGCACGTGCTCGCATCCAGCAGAACAACACAGACAACGGCAACGATCCTGCCGGTACAGGCATCAACGGCGTGCGCTTCTTCGCTCGCTCCGGTGGCTTCGAAGTCGGCGTTGGTAACATCTTCGGTGCTCTGGAATCCATGCCAGGTCAGTACCCAATCGACATGGGTTTGACCGGTCTCGGTTATGACTACACCGCATTTGACGGCAACGGCGATGCGTACTCCTCCGGTGGTAGCGGCGCAGCTGGTTCCAACGGTCTGGAAGTTCTGTACTCCGCTGGCGATCTGGCCGTGCACGTGTCGGCTTCCGACACCAACGATCGCGTTGCTGGTTACGTTGCTTACACATGGAGCGGCTGGACCTTCGCAGTTGGTGGTCAAGACTCCGACGACGCGGGTGACACCGAGTGGACAGCGACAGCTGGTGGTTCCTTCGGCATCGCCGACGTAACTCTGGCCTATGCTGACAACGGCACAAACGGCGACCGCGTTATCTTGGCTGGCCGCTTCGACGTTGGCGCAGCGACAGACGTTGAAGTCTATGTTGGCGACCAAGACGGCGCAGACACCGGCTACGGCGTTGACTTCAACCACGACCTCGGCGGCGGCACCTCGCTGCGCGGCGGTGTGGTTAAGCAGTTCGACGGCGACACCGTTGCCGACATGGGTGTTCGCTTCAACTTCTAAGTTGAACGACATACTGTGAATATTGGGGCAGGCCTTTCGGTCTGCCCCTTTTCTTTTGCGCGGTGCTGGTGTTCTCTGCGCGCCTGAAATGGAGGGCCGAAAATGAGTCTGAGCGACATCCAAAACCGCATCACGAAAGCCGAAGCCGATGCAGGCCGCGCGGCGGGATTGGTCAAGCTGATTGCTGTGAGTAAGGTACAGCCTGATGCCCGCGTGCGTGCGGTATTGGACGAAGGGCATCGCATCTTTGGTGAGAACCGCGTGCAAGAAGCGGCAGGCAAATGGCCGGGGTTCCGCGAGGATTTCGCGGATGTTGAGCTACACCTCATTGGCCCTTTGCAAACCAACAAGGTCCGT of Sulfitobacter sp. DSM 110093 contains these proteins:
- the lptE gene encoding LPS assembly lipoprotein LptE; this translates as MSLPKPAHMRRRFLLALPLLALAACGFEPVYGPGGAGTALQNRVLVDAPEDRFGYFLVREVESRLGRAATPRWGLALTTTTTEDGLAIDSEGNTRRYNLLGTTSYALRDLDSGQIVTSGKVESFTGYSATGTTVATRAAELDAQERLMVILADLVVSRLYAADLPQ
- the leuS gene encoding leucine--tRNA ligase translates to MPRYTPAEIEARWQQAWEKDGVFQAVRNADKPKYYVLEMFPYPSGRIHMGHVRNYTMGDVIARYKIATGHNVLHPMGWDAFGMPAENAAMAIGGHPADWTYANIAEMKKQMKPLGLSIDWSREIATCHPGYYGQQQALFLDFLKEGLVYRKNAVVNWDPVDMTVLANEQVENGCGWRSGAPVERRELTQWFFKISDHSEELLSALDSLDNWPAKVKLMQANWIGKSRGLQFAFSTIEAPEGFDRIEVYTTRPDTLLGASFVGISPDHPLAKTLERDDEAVAAFCAECRKGGTTEEAIETAEKLGYDTGIRVRHPFDTAHELPVYIANFILMDYGTGAIFGCPGHDQRDFDFASKYDLPIISTFLPSEDASPKLAEAYVPQKSEKVFYNRGFAGDPWQTGEDAVDAAIAFCEGNGIGHGVTKYRLRDWGLSRQRYWGCPIPVVHCDDCGVVPEKKENLPIELPYDVSFDTPGNPLDRHPTWRNCACPACGKDALRETDTMDTFVDSSWYYARFTAPRADTPTDLKDAQYWMNVDQYIGGIEHAILHLLYARFFARAMQITGHLPEGAAEPFDALFTQGMVTHEIYQTRDDNGRPVYHLPEDVTDGKLADGSEVEIIPSAKMSKSKKNVVDPLHIISNYGADTARWFVLSDSPPERDVEWTASGAEASYKHLSRVWNICDRVSEMDRDATGTGDDDLLRALHKTIHDVTMGVESFGFNAAIAKLYAFTATLQKSKAGYAAQREAIMTLAQLMSPMTPHLSEDIWAHQGGEGLITKAPWPKADEKMLVDDTVTLPIQINGKRRAEIQVPADMPKEEVEKIALAHEAVIRTLDGATPKKVIVVPGRIVNVVA
- a CDS encoding DUF3576 domain-containing protein; translated protein: MALRTACKMAISVLALSALAACGGGFGSPATERPDQYTNPNNPNSIETNPENTIWSIFNRKNTDSSVSVNKYLWSASLEVLNFLPVQSVDPFTGVIVTGYGTPPGGGRAYRATVLIDDPALDARSLNVALQSSGGQPVARATSRAVEDAILSRAREMRVSDSKF
- a CDS encoding porin, which translates into the protein MKKVLFATTALVATAGVAAADVTFGGYGRFGIMYNDNDSTGGDSDTDVTSRFRLQIDATAESDAGVVFGARARIQQNNTDNGNDPAGTGINGVRFFARSGGFEVGVGNIFGALESMPGQYPIDMGLTGLGYDYTAFDGNGDAYSSGGSGAAGSNGLEVLYSAGDLAVHVSASDTNDRVAGYVAYTWSGWTFAVGGQDSDDAGDTEWTATAGGSFGIADVTLAYADNGTNGDRVILAGRFDVGAATDVEVYVGDQDGADTGYGVDFNHDLGGGTSLRGGVVKQFDGDTVADMGVRFNF